A DNA window from Cytophagales bacterium contains the following coding sequences:
- a CDS encoding glycosyltransferase: MSPLVSIICLCHNHGRFIREALNSVINQTYNNIEIIIVDDASSDNSTSIINEYVKIHPEFKFLALKKNAGNCTAFNKGLSLAKGEFVIDFATDDVLTKERVGLQVEIFKKLDKFYGVVFTNAIYINEHSEFLGYHYKMSKTSNIQPRMDKKEIERGKYQTPARQRPMAGGSNIRQPVPSGNVYKEILERYFICPPTMMIRKRVLDELEGYDEQLAYEDFDFWVRSARNYKYYYLDKALTYRRIVSDSHSVKFNKAGNDRMIRSTYLVCKKAFELNRNEIENKTLAKRVKYEMRLAFFTENFDITQDFAILLKKLNYLDWFHRIIDLLSKIKIRVSYLYKWYYRLRYGK, translated from the coding sequence ATGTCCCCTCTTGTCTCAATCATATGCCTTTGCCATAATCATGGTCGCTTTATTCGCGAAGCATTGAATTCGGTTATTAACCAGACTTACAATAATATTGAGATAATAATAGTTGATGATGCAAGCAGCGATAATAGTACATCTATAATCAATGAATATGTAAAGATACATCCTGAATTTAAATTTTTAGCGCTCAAAAAAAATGCAGGCAACTGCACAGCTTTTAATAAGGGGCTTTCTTTAGCCAAAGGTGAATTTGTGATTGACTTTGCAACTGATGACGTTTTAACAAAGGAAAGGGTGGGATTACAGGTTGAAATATTTAAAAAACTGGATAAGTTTTATGGTGTAGTATTTACCAATGCGATTTATATTAATGAACATTCGGAATTTTTGGGTTATCACTATAAAATGTCTAAAACATCCAACATCCAACCCCGGATGGATAAAAAAGAAATCGAACGAGGTAAATATCAAACACCTGCCCGCCAAAGGCCTATGGCAGGCGGGTCAAATATCCGGCAACCAGTACCTAGTGGAAACGTTTATAAAGAAATACTTGAACGATATTTCATTTGTCCGCCTACGATGATGATCCGTAAGCGGGTTTTGGATGAACTGGAAGGCTATGATGAGCAGCTTGCTTATGAAGACTTTGATTTTTGGGTGCGCTCTGCAAGGAATTACAAATATTACTATTTAGATAAAGCGTTAACTTACAGGAGAATCGTCAGCGATTCTCATTCCGTAAAATTCAATAAAGCCGGAAACGACCGGATGATAAGGAGTACTTATTTAGTATGTAAAAAAGCGTTTGAATTAAACAGGAATGAGATAGAAAATAAAACATTGGCAAAACGCGTTAAATATGAAATGAGGCTGGCTTTTTTTACTGAAAATTTTGATATTACACAGGATTTTGCGATATTGCTAAAAAAATTAAACTACCTTGATTGGTTTCACAGGATAATTGATTTGCTTTCAAAAATTAAAATAAGAGTATCTTATCTGTATAAATGGTATTATAGATTAAGATATGGAAAATAA
- a CDS encoding 3-deoxy-D-manno-octulosonic acid transferase produces the protein MSHLYVSKKSLRFISQLSLFFYNISIRLYHLAIIIASSFNPKAKKWIIGRKGIFDQIKLTLKDNNSPIAWFHCASLGEFEQARPVIEKWKMSPLTGDHPKGWEDGKWKILLTFFSPSGYEVRKDYELADFVFYLPIDSKKNAERFVEIVQPKIVFFVKYEFWYHYLNTLKKNNIPVILFSAIFRTNQLFFKPHGGFYRKMLSFFQYIFVQDQISYDLLKNIGINNLTIAGDTRFDRVKTICDNKKEIPIVEQFKAGEKLLIIGSSWPEDMKILIPFINNFNKQLKIVIAPHEIGENEIEKLQSRLFHKVSEEDILHKINKGFNNKKRSLKWLQPTEGFNSPSVETTKDFTANIRKQILKVQEKTQKKHFRKETADCIRYSMLNKQNAAKYKVLIIDNIGMLSSLYQYADFAYIGGAFGLGLHNILEAATFGMPIFFGPNYKKFHEAVDLVASGAAFSIKNTKEFEKQFKANYENDELRANKASIARNYVLKNTGAAEKIFQITNDEVRMTRG, from the coding sequence ATGAGTCATCTTTATGTTAGTAAAAAAAGCTTACGCTTCATCTCTCAATTGTCACTATTTTTCTATAATATTAGTATCAGGCTTTATCATTTAGCAATCATAATAGCTTCATCTTTCAATCCCAAAGCAAAAAAATGGATTATAGGAAGGAAAGGGATTTTTGATCAGATCAAGCTGACATTGAAAGATAATAATTCCCCAATAGCCTGGTTTCATTGCGCGTCCCTGGGAGAGTTTGAGCAGGCAAGGCCAGTTATTGAAAAATGGAAAATGTCACCCCTAACGGGTGACCACCCGAAAGGGTGGGAAGATGGGAAATGGAAAATTTTACTAACTTTTTTTTCCCCTTCCGGATATGAAGTCAGGAAAGACTATGAATTGGCAGATTTTGTTTTCTATTTACCCATAGACAGCAAAAAAAATGCAGAGAGATTCGTAGAAATAGTTCAGCCCAAAATTGTATTCTTTGTTAAATATGAATTCTGGTATCACTACCTCAATACTTTAAAGAAAAACAATATTCCGGTCATTTTATTTTCCGCAATATTCAGAACCAATCAATTATTTTTTAAGCCTCATGGCGGATTTTACAGGAAAATGCTCTCCTTTTTTCAGTACATTTTTGTGCAAGACCAAATTTCTTATGATCTGTTAAAAAATATTGGAATAAATAACCTAACCATAGCAGGTGATACCCGGTTTGACAGGGTGAAAACGATTTGCGATAATAAAAAAGAGATACCCATAGTTGAGCAATTTAAAGCTGGTGAAAAGCTGCTTATTATTGGAAGTAGTTGGCCTGAGGATATGAAAATACTGATTCCTTTTATTAATAATTTTAACAAACAACTTAAAATTGTAATTGCTCCGCATGAGATAGGTGAAAATGAGATAGAAAAACTACAGTCTCGTTTATTCCATAAAGTGAGTGAAGAAGATATTCTACATAAAATTAATAAAGGATTCAATAACAAAAAAAGAAGCCTAAAGTGGCTCCAGCCAACAGAGGGGTTCAATTCCCCAAGTGTGGAAACCACAAAAGACTTCACCGCAAATATACGTAAACAAATATTAAAAGTTCAGGAAAAAACTCAAAAAAAACATTTTAGGAAAGAAACAGCTGATTGCATACGCTATTCAATGTTAAACAAACAAAATGCAGCAAAATATAAAGTATTGATAATAGACAATATTGGTATGTTATCTTCGCTTTATCAATATGCCGATTTTGCCTACATAGGGGGCGCTTTTGGGTTAGGTCTGCACAATATCCTGGAGGCAGCCACTTTCGGGATGCCCATATTTTTTGGTCCCAATTATAAAAAATTTCATGAAGCTGTTGACCTGGTTGCGTCAGGAGCAGCATTTTCAATAAAAAATACAAAGGAGTTTGAAAAGCAGTTTAAGGCCAACTACGAAAACGATGAGCTCAGAGCTAATAAGGCATCTATTGCACGCAATTACGTTCTGAAAAATACCGGAGCAGCCGAAAAGATCTTTCAAATTACGAATGACGAAGTACGAATGACGAGGGGATGA
- a CDS encoding porin, whose translation MRNYLVELTGTFFLVLVIGLTGNPIAIGAILMVMVYMGWHLSGAHYNPAVTLAVLIRKKIGGKDALMYMIFQIIGALLAALFFYLLYKDTFFPAPKEGFNVLKPLAIEGAFTFALCMVVLNVATSKKTEGNSYYGLAIGFTILAAAFAGGPISGGAFNPAVGIGPILIDTFTGGDSIGDLWIYLLGPLAGGALAGLAYNILNLDETG comes from the coding sequence ATGAGAAATTATTTAGTAGAATTAACCGGCACCTTTTTCTTAGTGCTCGTAATAGGATTGACAGGTAATCCTATAGCCATTGGTGCCATCTTAATGGTCATGGTCTATATGGGCTGGCATTTATCAGGTGCACATTATAATCCTGCCGTAACCCTTGCGGTTTTGATCAGGAAAAAGATCGGAGGCAAAGATGCCTTGATGTATATGATCTTCCAGATCATTGGAGCTTTATTAGCGGCATTATTTTTCTATTTATTGTATAAAGATACTTTTTTCCCGGCTCCAAAAGAAGGATTCAATGTTTTAAAGCCTTTAGCTATTGAAGGAGCCTTCACTTTTGCTCTTTGTATGGTTGTTCTTAATGTTGCCACCTCAAAAAAAACCGAAGGAAATTCCTATTACGGGCTTGCCATCGGGTTTACTATATTGGCAGCTGCTTTTGCGGGCGGTCCAATTTCAGGAGGCGCTTTTAATCCTGCTGTTGGTATTGGCCCAATTTTGATAGATACATTTACCGGTGGTGATTCAATAGGGGATCTTTGGATTTACCTGTTGGGCCCGCTTGCTGGTGGAGCATTAGCTGGTTTGGCTTATAATATCCTGAACCTTGATGAAACAGGGTGA
- a CDS encoding peroxiredoxin — MNVEKGQQAPSFTLRDTEKNEVSLDDFKGKNVVLLFFPLAFTGVCTKELCATRDDLAFYDDLNAQVLAVSVDSLFSLGKFKEEQNLNFPLLSDFNKETARSYGALYEEFGLGMKGVAKRSAFVIDANQVIRYAEVLESVDDLPNFDAIKETLSSLQKERVA, encoded by the coding sequence ATGAATGTTGAAAAAGGACAACAAGCGCCTTCGTTTACGCTGCGTGATACAGAGAAAAACGAAGTTTCATTAGATGATTTCAAAGGAAAAAATGTGGTATTATTGTTTTTCCCTCTGGCATTTACCGGGGTTTGCACAAAAGAATTATGTGCAACCAGGGATGACCTTGCATTTTACGATGATCTTAATGCCCAGGTTTTAGCCGTTTCGGTTGATTCCTTGTTTTCCCTTGGCAAGTTTAAGGAAGAGCAAAATCTCAATTTCCCGTTATTATCAGATTTTAATAAGGAAACGGCCCGATCCTATGGAGCGCTTTATGAAGAATTTGGACTGGGGATGAAAGGCGTTGCTAAAAGATCAGCTTTTGTGATCGATGCAAACCAGGTGATCAGGTATGCGGAAGTATTGGAATCGGTAGATGATCTGCCAAATTTTGATGCTATTAAAGAAACGCTCTCTTCTTTACAAAAGGAACGTGTAGCTTAA
- a CDS encoding outer membrane beta-barrel protein: MKKLFLSSVLAFAMTFAFAQDDDSRKPVAGDMGFAFGVNSPFVTSSIFTTVGNAGTVVFKYVVADGIVARVGIIISNSNSTIENEFLDSTGISGNGIFSINTTKTNSWTISVGGEYHLEGTSKLDPYAAADLYYGGLGGSTIVRQEVKEATGVLQTGAVNGDFKETKTTKVGKGSVLGLQGAVGVNYFIAKNFAIGAEFNYGLAKTVFNNKKSETIIETKGNTFLLPGETAGIKTFTNSNAVNKSGGWATTGGGVLTVNIFF, from the coding sequence ATGAAAAAACTTTTTTTATCAAGCGTATTGGCATTTGCTATGACATTTGCCTTCGCACAGGATGATGACTCAAGAAAACCCGTTGCAGGTGACATGGGTTTTGCATTTGGCGTTAATAGCCCATTCGTGACTTCATCAATTTTTACCACTGTAGGTAATGCCGGAACTGTGGTATTTAAATATGTAGTTGCTGATGGCATTGTGGCAAGGGTAGGTATTATTATATCTAACAGTAATAGTACTATTGAAAATGAGTTTTTAGATTCTACAGGAATTTCCGGAAATGGTATTTTTAGCATTAACACAACCAAAACTAATTCATGGACCATCAGTGTGGGTGGTGAGTACCATCTTGAAGGTACCTCCAAGTTAGACCCGTATGCTGCTGCTGATCTGTATTATGGCGGATTGGGTGGATCTACCATTGTTCGACAGGAAGTAAAAGAAGCAACAGGTGTCTTACAAACAGGAGCTGTAAACGGAGATTTTAAAGAAACTAAAACAACTAAAGTAGGAAAAGGATCTGTTTTGGGTTTACAGGGCGCTGTAGGAGTTAATTATTTTATTGCCAAGAACTTTGCAATAGGAGCTGAATTTAATTATGGCCTTGCAAAAACGGTATTTAACAATAAAAAAAGTGAAACAATTATTGAAACTAAAGGTAATACATTTCTTTTACCTGGTGAAACAGCTGGTATAAAAACTTTTACAAATTCCAATGCTGTTAATAAATCAGGCGGCTGGGCAACAACCGGAGGTGGAGTACTTACCGTTAATATTTTCTTTTAA
- a CDS encoding DUF2283 domain-containing protein: protein MRIHYSQQADALYIRLKELAIKNTDAITDDIIADYDVDGNIIGIEVLAASKNAEIKQLIIQAFDKVMVENKPVS from the coding sequence ATGAGAATACACTATTCCCAACAGGCAGATGCATTATACATACGACTAAAGGAGTTAGCTATAAAGAATACTGATGCGATTACTGATGATATTATAGCAGACTATGATGTTGATGGAAATATTATAGGTATTGAAGTATTAGCAGCATCTAAAAATGCAGAAATAAAGCAGCTTATTATTCAGGCATTTGACAAGGTAATGGTGGAAAATAAGCCTGTATCTTAA
- a CDS encoding YgiT-type zinc finger protein, whose translation MKYVKKCPRCEGQIVKKEVKEILSGGINTAILNVKAGVCLHCGERLYSSEVIRSFEKIEAKLKNHETSDFQPLGKSFQVVL comes from the coding sequence ATGAAATACGTAAAAAAATGCCCTCGATGTGAGGGGCAAATAGTTAAAAAAGAAGTTAAAGAGATTTTATCCGGAGGTATCAACACTGCTATTCTGAACGTAAAGGCTGGTGTTTGTCTCCATTGCGGGGAAAGATTATACTCGTCAGAAGTAATAAGAAGTTTTGAGAAAATTGAAGCGAAACTCAAAAATCATGAAACATCTGATTTCCAACCTCTTGGCAAATCCTTTCAAGTAGTATTATAA
- a CDS encoding DUF4258 domain-containing protein, producing the protein MKIVEIIDAIQANQLNITFHAKQEARNDLLVLDDILFSVSNGEVIEDYQTDMPYPSCLIYGKSSGDEPIHSVWAYDPESKIAILITVYRPNPNRWINFKKRKKT; encoded by the coding sequence TTGAAAATAGTTGAGATTATTGATGCTATACAGGCAAATCAATTAAATATTACCTTTCATGCAAAACAAGAAGCAAGGAATGATTTGTTGGTTTTGGATGACATTTTATTTTCAGTAAGCAATGGTGAAGTTATAGAGGATTACCAAACAGATATGCCCTATCCAAGTTGTTTAATCTATGGTAAATCTTCAGGGGATGAACCAATTCATAGCGTTTGGGCTTATGATCCTGAAAGCAAGATTGCAATCTTGATCACAGTATATCGTCCTAATCCTAATCGTTGGATTAATTTTAAGAAAAGAAAAAAGACATGA
- a CDS encoding NAD-dependent epimerase/dehydratase family protein, giving the protein MPKTAFVTGSTGFVGLNLIEELCKEDWEVYALHRPTSDLKYLNRFSVNKVVGSIDDHDSLIAAMPDQVDAVFHVAGNTNMWSKRNKQQYIDNVTGTRNMVNCALAKKAKRFIHTSSVAAFGIHREMIDENTPSNAETSKINYFITKYLGEQEVKKAVSKGLDAVIINPAHIMGPYDKHNWAKLIKTIYYNNLPGIPPGIGMFCHVKDIARAHINAVEKGKTGENYLLGGVEASFKEVINQIEKLLKKKETRKVTPKWALQLACNWYMFVSIFTSKEPQITPETLELLTGNVSCKYDKAIETLDYKTSSLEEMAGDSCRWLEDEQLL; this is encoded by the coding sequence ATGCCAAAAACAGCTTTTGTAACAGGATCAACCGGCTTTGTAGGCCTCAACCTGATAGAAGAATTGTGTAAGGAAGACTGGGAAGTTTACGCCTTACACCGCCCCACTTCCGATTTAAAGTATTTAAATCGTTTTAGCGTAAATAAGGTAGTTGGATCTATTGACGATCATGATTCATTGATAGCAGCCATGCCTGACCAGGTTGATGCAGTATTCCACGTTGCCGGTAATACCAATATGTGGTCTAAACGGAATAAACAACAATATATTGACAATGTGACAGGTACCCGCAATATGGTGAATTGTGCCCTTGCCAAGAAAGCAAAACGATTCATACACACCTCTTCAGTGGCTGCATTCGGTATTCATAGAGAAATGATTGATGAAAATACACCTTCCAATGCAGAAACATCCAAAATCAATTACTTTATCACCAAATATCTTGGTGAACAGGAAGTTAAAAAAGCCGTTTCAAAAGGATTAGATGCGGTGATCATCAACCCTGCACATATTATGGGCCCTTACGACAAGCACAACTGGGCTAAGCTGATTAAAACGATTTATTATAATAATTTGCCCGGCATTCCTCCGGGAATCGGGATGTTTTGCCATGTAAAAGACATTGCGAGGGCTCATATTAACGCTGTTGAAAAAGGAAAGACAGGTGAAAATTACCTTTTGGGAGGCGTAGAAGCAAGTTTTAAGGAAGTGATCAACCAGATTGAAAAGTTGTTGAAAAAAAAAGAAACCCGTAAAGTAACGCCTAAATGGGCTCTGCAACTTGCCTGTAACTGGTATATGTTCGTATCAATTTTTACTTCAAAAGAGCCTCAGATAACACCCGAAACGTTAGAGTTGTTAACAGGAAATGTTTCATGTAAATATGATAAGGCGATTGAGACATTGGACTATAAAACTTCATCGCTGGAGGAGATGGCCGGTGATTCCTGTCGATGGTTGGAGGATGAACAATTATTATAA
- a CDS encoding enoyl-CoA hydratase/isomerase family protein, which yields METNIMEQGKVDTTIENGIAAITFSHPKSNSLPGSLLRKLADEITSVGNDPEAKVIVLHSEGEKAFCAGASFDELLAIDNIEKGKAFFMGFAKVINAARKCKKFIIARVQAKAVGGGVGLVAACDYALAVDRASVKLSELALGIGPFVVGPAVERKIGTAVFSQLAINAAEWQTAQWAKEKGLYANIFPGVGELDEAVYTLAEKLANSSPEAMEKLKNIFWKGAEQWDTLLEERAEISGRLVLSDFVAKAIEKLKKK from the coding sequence ATGGAAACAAACATCATGGAACAAGGCAAAGTAGATACTACGATAGAAAACGGAATAGCAGCCATCACTTTTTCCCACCCAAAAAGCAATTCCCTTCCGGGCAGTTTACTTAGAAAACTCGCTGATGAAATTACCTCGGTTGGCAATGATCCCGAAGCTAAGGTAATTGTTTTGCATAGTGAGGGTGAGAAAGCATTCTGTGCCGGGGCGTCATTTGATGAACTGCTCGCAATTGATAATATTGAAAAAGGCAAAGCGTTTTTTATGGGTTTTGCTAAGGTTATCAATGCAGCGCGTAAATGCAAAAAGTTTATCATTGCACGTGTACAGGCAAAAGCGGTAGGCGGTGGCGTTGGATTGGTAGCTGCCTGTGATTATGCTCTGGCTGTGGATAGAGCATCGGTAAAGCTCAGTGAGCTGGCGCTTGGGATAGGCCCCTTTGTAGTTGGCCCTGCTGTTGAACGAAAAATCGGGACAGCTGTATTCAGCCAGCTTGCCATCAACGCTGCCGAATGGCAGACTGCCCAATGGGCAAAAGAAAAAGGGCTTTATGCTAATATTTTTCCAGGCGTTGGTGAATTAGACGAAGCTGTATATACCCTCGCAGAAAAACTGGCCAATAGCAGCCCGGAAGCAATGGAAAAGCTGAAAAACATATTCTGGAAAGGCGCTGAACAATGGGATACTTTATTAGAGGAACGTGCTGAAATTAGCGGCAGGCTTGTTTTATCAGATTTTGTTGCTAAGGCTATTGAAAAGTTGAAGAAAAAATAG
- a CDS encoding type II toxin-antitoxin system HigB family toxin: MIAESTLKKYWQSPKYKRAAKELKAWIINTYNENWNNTQDVKKKYGNASIIDNKRVVFDISGNHFRLVVDIEYRFKTIYIVWFGTHQEYDNINIKTIAYKPIKKYNHD, from the coding sequence ATTATAGCTGAAAGTACATTAAAGAAATATTGGCAAAGTCCAAAATATAAAAGGGCAGCAAAAGAATTAAAAGCATGGATTATTAATACTTATAATGAAAATTGGAATAATACTCAGGATGTGAAAAAAAAATATGGTAATGCATCTATTATTGATAATAAAAGAGTGGTTTTTGATATTAGTGGAAATCATTTTCGATTGGTTGTAGATATTGAATATAGATTTAAAACTATCTACATCGTTTGGTTCGGAACTCATCAGGAATATGATAATATAAATATAAAAACGATAGCATATAAACCTATAAAAAAATACAACCATGATTAA
- the paaZ gene encoding phenylacetic acid degradation bifunctional protein PaaZ has product MQVKTKTIKLKNYVQGKWIEGEGNGKDLFNAVTGEQIAIATSKGLDFKAMLEYARRVGGPALRKMTFHERGRMLKALALYLTEKKNIFYELSAATGATKTDSWVDIEGGIGNLFVYASKGRRELPDEPFYVDGNLEALSKNGTFIGHHICVPMEGTAIHINAFNFPCWGMLEKIAVNFLAGVPAIVKPATITSYLTELMVQEIVNSKILPEGALQLICGSVGDLLDHVSSQDVVTFTGSAETGKMLKQHPAIVDNSVRFNMEADSLNFSVLGPDATPDTEEFKLFIKEVAREMTVKAGQKCTAIRRTLITEKLCEDVIKALKKRLEGIILGNPSVDGVRMGPLASIGQVDEVKDRVSELLKAGKLVHGGYDDFEVMGADKKLGAFMPSMLLYCDDPFNKTEPHNVEAFGPVCTVMPYKNIDEAAELAKMGKGSLVGSVFTADDNFARDIILGTAAYHGRIIVVNKDCASESTGHGSPMPHLVHGGPGRAGGGEEMGGIRGVFHFMQRTAIQGSPTTLMKVTNTYLAGAKQEEDIVHPFRKYFDDLKIGETLVTHKRTVTEADIVNFANISGDNFYAHMDVTSLENTMFEERVAHGYFILSAAAGLFVDPKKGPVLANYGIDECRFTKPVYVGATIGVRLTVKEKTAQEKRPDDKVAKGIVKWLAEVLDETGETVALATILTLVQRK; this is encoded by the coding sequence ATGCAAGTAAAAACAAAAACCATCAAATTAAAAAACTACGTTCAGGGCAAATGGATAGAGGGTGAAGGAAACGGAAAGGATCTGTTCAATGCTGTTACCGGTGAGCAAATTGCTATAGCTACGAGCAAAGGGCTGGATTTTAAAGCCATGCTGGAATATGCAAGAAGGGTAGGGGGGCCTGCCTTACGCAAAATGACCTTTCATGAAAGGGGAAGGATGCTGAAAGCATTGGCGCTATACCTTACCGAAAAGAAGAATATATTTTATGAATTGTCAGCAGCTACGGGCGCTACCAAGACCGATTCCTGGGTAGATATTGAAGGCGGTATCGGCAACCTGTTTGTGTATGCAAGCAAGGGCAGGCGCGAACTTCCTGATGAGCCATTTTATGTTGATGGCAACCTGGAAGCTTTATCTAAAAACGGAACTTTTATTGGGCATCATATATGTGTGCCTATGGAGGGAACTGCCATACATATCAATGCCTTTAATTTCCCTTGCTGGGGAATGTTAGAAAAAATTGCCGTTAACTTTTTAGCTGGGGTGCCGGCAATAGTAAAACCTGCTACGATCACTTCCTATCTCACTGAGCTGATGGTACAGGAGATCGTTAACTCAAAAATATTGCCCGAAGGCGCCTTGCAACTCATTTGCGGAAGCGTAGGAGACCTGTTGGATCACGTTAGTAGTCAGGATGTGGTCACATTTACCGGATCTGCTGAAACAGGGAAAATGTTAAAGCAGCATCCCGCAATTGTTGATAATTCAGTACGGTTTAATATGGAAGCTGATTCACTGAATTTTTCAGTCCTGGGTCCGGATGCGACTCCTGATACGGAGGAATTTAAGCTATTTATCAAAGAAGTTGCAAGGGAGATGACCGTAAAAGCCGGACAGAAATGTACAGCAATAAGGCGAACACTAATAACTGAAAAATTGTGTGAGGATGTTATAAAAGCTTTAAAAAAACGACTTGAAGGAATAATATTGGGCAATCCCTCGGTAGACGGTGTAAGAATGGGCCCGCTGGCAAGTATAGGACAGGTAGATGAAGTTAAAGACCGTGTATCGGAACTTCTGAAAGCCGGTAAACTGGTTCATGGCGGTTATGATGATTTTGAAGTAATGGGTGCAGATAAGAAGTTAGGTGCATTTATGCCTTCCATGCTGTTGTATTGTGATGACCCATTCAATAAAACCGAACCGCACAATGTAGAAGCATTCGGACCAGTTTGCACGGTGATGCCTTATAAGAATATTGATGAAGCAGCAGAATTAGCTAAAATGGGTAAAGGCAGCCTTGTCGGATCGGTTTTTACTGCCGATGATAACTTTGCAAGGGATATTATATTAGGTACAGCCGCTTATCATGGCAGGATCATAGTTGTCAATAAAGACTGTGCTTCGGAATCTACCGGGCACGGTTCTCCCATGCCCCATCTTGTTCATGGAGGGCCCGGAAGAGCCGGGGGCGGGGAAGAGATGGGTGGTATAAGAGGGGTTTTTCATTTTATGCAAAGAACGGCTATCCAGGGTTCCCCTACCACGCTTATGAAAGTAACAAACACCTACTTAGCAGGCGCTAAGCAGGAAGAAGATATTGTCCATCCGTTTAGGAAATATTTTGATGACCTGAAAATTGGCGAAACATTGGTCACGCATAAACGCACTGTAACCGAAGCAGATATCGTGAATTTTGCCAACATCAGCGGTGATAATTTTTATGCACACATGGATGTAACCTCACTTGAGAATACCATGTTTGAAGAACGGGTAGCACACGGCTATTTTATCCTTTCTGCCGCTGCCGGCCTTTTCGTTGATCCGAAAAAAGGACCGGTTTTAGCCAATTATGGTATTGATGAGTGCCGTTTTACAAAACCTGTTTACGTTGGCGCTACCATTGGTGTAAGGTTGACCGTCAAAGAAAAAACAGCCCAGGAAAAACGTCCGGATGATAAGGTGGCAAAAGGCATTGTGAAATGGCTGGCAGAGGTACTTGATGAAACCGGGGAAACGGTGGCGCTGGCGACTATTTTGACGTTGGTTCAAAGAAAGTAG
- a CDS encoding helix-turn-helix transcriptional regulator, with translation MPSKFFDKIIKRTSKESKIFVTKSLDIIDQIYEITERKGMTQKDLAKALWKNESEISKWLSGEHNITLKTIAKIEAVLDEDIIITPMKAKKQYKKKIVVKKKQEVTV, from the coding sequence ATGCCAAGTAAATTCTTCGATAAAATAATTAAAAGAACTAGCAAAGAATCGAAAATCTTTGTGACTAAATCACTTGATATAATAGATCAAATCTATGAAATAACAGAGCGTAAAGGTATGACTCAAAAGGACCTTGCTAAGGCCCTATGGAAAAATGAATCAGAGATCAGCAAATGGTTATCCGGGGAGCATAATATTACTCTAAAAACTATTGCTAAGATTGAGGCCGTATTGGATGAAGATATAATAATTACTCCAATGAAAGCTAAAAAGCAATACAAGAAGAAAATTGTAGTAAAGAAAAAACAGGAGGTAACTGTTTAG